ACTGCAAAAATATCCTGaccaaaaatttaacaaaggatacttaacaaaaatattgttctggacagtacatgtacaaaaatgactttaaatgtatagtaaattttagtcaaattttgtacaaaaatgtacatgtataagtgaattttagtcaaattttgtacaagcactttttgtacaaattgtaatttgtttaaagtcaaaatacaaattgtaatttgtactattttattttgtacaagATGATAATTTGTactcaacatatatatattcatggtAGACCGAATATAACTTTGGATAACCTCCCTTtaacaataccaaatttcatgaCATTGTGTACTACAATGCATATAACTATGATGAAATATTGTTACTATAGGACACTCTGACTCTTTCTAAGTCCACCACATAGTGATAGTCAACCAAAATCAGCAATTGATTTCTTCTTTGAAAGACAATTTTACCCAATAttgtattttagatatttttgagAAAACAGTTATCAGCTAGATAAGATCTACTGTACACCTAAAAACCAAAACAGATTGAAATAAAGGTtgaaaagaacacaaaaaaagcAAAGGATTACCAGATGAAAGATTAAGGTTTCTCATGAGCCTCttattttgtattctttataCAGGTCATCCGTTTCATAGTCAGAAATAGCAAGCTAAGACAGATTGGTTATGTTTCAACTTTATATAATCAACAACTTTGAATGTGATTGACAAATTTGGTACATGTTTGTTGTCTTGATGAAccatacatgtacttgtttcatttaatgttgttttaactatttattatttttatattaatagaCAAAAgatggaagaagaagaagaactAAGTGCtgatgtgtcaaacatattcaAGTCTATACAAGCAGCAGTAAGTCTTGGTTATATTATGTTAATACTGCTTTAACTAcatcgtgggtaccaattttcttggtttggggaaaactttcatattcatggatatttaattttgtggttttggcaaagtctccatatatttttaaaaaaaaatttaatcagttGAATGTTCAAATTCATGGTCAGTCTGCACCGTTAGCCACTAGCACGATGCCCTAGACATTGTAGACGAGTACAATTTCATTTGAACTAGTaagtttttgcaaaactttgtttggcccaataagaaaaatgttgaaatattggtCTTTTGACTAGAAGTTGAAAAGGGTTTTGGTGCAGACTGCAATGGTTCCCCTGTACCCACGTAATAtggtatccaacaaatttaaatgaatccacataataaaaaacattaaagagatataggaagatgtggtgtgagtgccaatgagacaactctccatccaaataacaatttaaaaggtaaaccattataggttaaagtacagccttcaacacggagccttggctcacaccgaacaacaagctataaagggccccaaaattactagtgcaaaaccattcaaacaggaaaaccaacggtctaatctatataaacaaaacgagaaacgagaaacacgtatacattacataaacaaacgacaactactgtacatcagattcttATTGAAGacttatttcaatcagtttaaaattaagaaagtcTTTGCTGTTTAATGATGTAGGGGCCTCTGTGTTCAAGTAGTTGAAGTAGTTCAACTACTACTTgaactactgtatcactagccgTCCACAGTAACCATGCACCTGGCAACTATGGTCAGTTCCAATCTTGATTGTCCGTTTTCTTGTTAACAGTCTGTGACTCTCTCAGGGCACTTCagttcctccaccaataaaaactgcaCACTTATAAAATCATGTTATATCAATTTCCTGTCATATTATAGAATAACTTTAAGGagatgtatgattgccaatgagacaactacaaTGTATCCTCCATAGTTAAAATAAAAGGACAATGATTTAAGCCATATGTGTATACAACAGATTATCAAAtaacattaaacaataaatgaacCCATAGTGTTTGTAATCTTTAAAAGGCCTCTgcatgacaaatgtaaaacagttcaaaagtTTGAACCAATAATCTGATTTATACTTCAACTAATAtagatatactgtaaaccaactaattttaaaagtcaaataacTTTATAGCTCAAGgaaaaaaacattcataaatattttataatttcaatattgtattcAAGTTTTGAAACATATTACAGTGTGAAGAGCTAACACAGAGAGGACAGGAATACCTTTTGGTAACAGCTGACCCAGCCAGTCAAAGTTGCATGAAAATTGGATCTGATAAAGGGAGACAATTCCTGGATGTCAACTCAGAATTAGTCATAAACTTCTTTTCATACTGCTTTGGtaagacttttaaaaatgtgaaataaagtAAGGGTTTACAATTTTTTCTGGATAAGTCTCACCCAAGAACTTGCATCAAATGATACAGCCAAGCCGGAGTAGAAAGAGTATACTCTTTTCCACTCAGgcttacatacatgtatacaaaggCCTATGTTTTTTGAAAGCTActgaaatttgtgaaatttacaCAATGTTTAGAACTGAATTTGTACAGAGAAAAtagtttttgtttgataatgtaaaatatttttcagaatttgatacaaatgtttatttatatgtataatcTTGCTAGGCACCTACCATTCATAATATGTGAAGAAgcatgttattattttaattatttctttaaatttattgagaGAAATgttccaaaaagtaaaaaaaaatgatataaaaatagatcacctctatcatatttataaaaaaaaaaaagaagagaatataaaaatgacattgattaaaaaaaattgttgctctggtacattgaaaatattttttattacagttgacatttttttttgtccttcagaaaaaaataacctatTTCAACAAAAGGTAAATGGTAAAAGCCTGAGCCTGATACCAGGGGCAACATTGCTCCATTTAAATCTTTCTCACATCTAACTTTTTTGGTCGGTCAGTTAATGCTGAATTCAGTCAAAGATTTCAACtgtttagtatatttttttctcctgaGAAGCAAGTATGATGCTTTATTATCACAGTCATCATGAACTCCTTTATAGGAGACTCCTGGGCCTCTggttattgaaatattttgccccTGAATTTGAAAGATATTTAGCTATTATGTATGGTTTTGAAAAtcagtgtgtgtgtgtgtgtgtgtgtgtgtatggGCTGCAATTGTATCACTGAGCTTTTTTCTTAGGCAAAATCAATGACATTGGTTGATAGGCTGATGACATCAATATATTCTCTTTAttatatactaaaaaaaaacatataagtgGCTGCAGATGGGAAATTATAACATGAAAAGTTCAaagcaaatttttttaaaaattgatatatttaaaaattacatacatgtatggaaagaaaatatatcaatgaataCGAATTCATATTACAAAACTCCTCCATGCACTTGTCAAAACCAAAGGATAATCTCCACGCATTACATGGTGTACATGATGTACTGGGCAAAACCAAAAGATAAGCAATTTTGAACTAATGAAGCATATGAACATATGTCAGGagcatgatacatgtacatgtacaatatatatgtttttcaggTGCACAAATAATTGAAGATCTTGGAGACCAGAATGAAACAAGCAACCAGACTTATATACCTGCTAGCATAGTAGATAACCTAGTTACACCTATAGCAACAACTAATGAAGAAGATAAAGACCAAGGAAGTGCAAATACTAATGCAAGTGATGATCACATAGAAGTATTACCTGACTTACAGGTAGTCACACAGACTACTGACCATAAGCCGAGTACTGACACACCTGACTTACAGGTAGTCACACAGACTACTGACCATAAGCCGAGTACTGACACACCTGACTTACAGGTAGTCACACAGACTACTGACCATAAGCCAAGTACTGATACACCTGACTTACAGGTAGTCACACAGACTACTGACCATAAGCCAAGTACTGATACAGGTACACATACAAAGAAACCTGAACAACAGCTTATTAGTTCAGGACTTCCAACAAGTCAGTCTGAGAAAGAGCTAGTCGCTTCTAAAAAACAAGCAGAAAAACTTCTGCAAAagattgaacattttgaaaaacaaatttcaaaagaaatcaTTTGTACAGAACAACCCTCAGAATTGAATAGTAATGATTTGTCTGCACAAAAAGAACTTCATGAAGACATATCTCTGTCCTCTGATGATAGTATACTACCTCAGATGTTCATTAGAAGTGAAACATTAGATTTAGATTCAAATGAAAAGATATGTGATGAACAAGATGACATTGTTGATGCAATCCTTGCTAGTAATGAAAATAGTAATAGTTCAGAAACTGGTTATCAAAATGATTCAATTATAATACAACCTAACTCTGGTGGTCTAATTGATCCAGCTGAAGCAAAATCTGAATCTAGTGTTCTGAATGATTCAACTGAAGCGCAGTCTGAATCTAGTGGTCCTAAAGGTTCAACTGAAGCACAATCTGAATCTAGTGGTCTACATGATTCCCCTGATTCACAAACTCATCATCAATCATTTAAACAAGATAAACCTTTTGTCGCAGAGAAGATGATCACTAGAAAAGGAAAACAGAAAGCAAAATCTACAATATCTTCTTTGGATGGTGAAAATAAATCTGAAACTTTGGTAGAAGCTTCAAACTTGACGGataaaataaatgacatttCAAATGAGAAGCCATCAAAGCAAGttaaaaagataccaaaaaccATCACATCAGAAACAACATTGACAAAGCAAAAacgatttcaaaataaaattgccaTTCCAAATCCTGAAGAGAAAACAGTAGATAAACCTTCAAAACCAACTTGCACCGTATGTAAAGCTACATTCTCTAGGATTCATAGTTTGAAAGGTCACATGCTGATTATACACCAATTGGAAGTCAGTATGGATGAGTTACAGAGAAATGCAGCAAAGATATCTATTGAGCATAAAAAGGAAAGTATTTCACCTACTAAGAAGAAACAAGCTCAGAACTCTGCTTCTAAAAGTAAATCTGTTCTAGttaaagaaagtaaaataacgTCAGACAAAAATGCCAAGTCTTTGTCTGTAATAGATACTGCAGGGATGTTGTCAGAGAGTAATGCATCTTCTCAAGGTGAAATGCCTGTGCAGTTTGGCAGCTTAGAGCAAGATGTAGAAATTATAAGACTTTATGAAAAGGATAAGCAggataaaaataaacttaaaattaaaagtgAGCCTCTATCTGATGAGGAACAAGATGATGCTGAAGACCACAAAGTTAAAAGAAGAAAACTTTTTACTAGAAATGAAGGTGAtgacaataaaagaattaaacttGAGAACAGTGACCAAGAATCTACAGAACAGGATATAGTTGCACTAGCTACAATAGAATTGATTAATAGTATCAGCAGTGGTACCAGTAGCAAGGAAGGAGCAAGCCAAGAGAATTCTTCAATGCAGTCAGATGATGGCATCATAGTTTTGGAGGAGAATCATGATGAAAATGTTCCTTCACCTAATaaaggaaagaaaaataaaaagcctGAAAAGAAACAGGAAGACGTCTATTGTGCACTCTGTgataaaaactttcaaaaagctTTTAATCTAACTATTCACAATATACGATTCCATCCTAGTATCATAATGAAACAGTTCGGTGTTGACATGGTAGCAGAGGTGAAACAAGAGCAATTTTTCGATGATGAGGATGATGTTGGGCTTATTGATGATCAGATTGAGGAAGATGACGACCAACACGAAAATCTTAATGattctacacaagaaaatgaagaaatggATAATAGTGATTCCGTTGTCGATCCTATGGATAgattgaatgaaatcaaacaaaatgaacagataaaaaagtatattacTATAACAGAGCAGACAAATAACACTTTACTACTCAGCtgtaataattgtacattttcaTGTGAAGAATTTCATCAGGTGCTGGTTCACATTGCTAGAATCCATCCAGAATTATCTGCAGATTTAGATTTAATGATGAGTTGTTTCTATGGTATCaagacatttaataaaaaatgtgatgAATGTCCATTGATATTTAGATCTGTATCTAGATTGTGGAATCATATTGTACAAGAACATCCAGAGAGTGTGGAAAATTGTAGTAAGAAAAAACGTTTGCgtcatttaataaacaaatataaaagtaagaaatCATTCGTCAAATGTGACATTTGTGGTGAACATTTACGTAGCATGAGAGCTCTTGACAATCATATGGCATTGCATCCAGAAGCTGGAAGGAGATATCAATGTCCACAGTGTTCTCAATCATTCAGCACAAAACCAAACATGACTCGCCATTTTAAACAGATTCATTTAGAGGAGAAAAAGTTTCAATGCGACATATGTGGAAGATCCTTTTCACAGAAGGAGACATTAAGATACCATCGACAAACTCATGAGGAAGAAAAAGACAAACCCAGACGATTCGagtgtcatatttgtaataaaaaactTAGGAAGAAGGAATCATTACAAATTCATCTTCGCCAACATGAAGGCATTAAACCATATATTTGTGAATATTGTGGTATGGCTTTTACTCAGAATGGAAACAGAAATAAACATGTGCAACTCATTCATAATGAAGATAGAAGCTTAGAATGTACTAAATGTGGCAAAAGTTTTAAACTTCAGGAACATTTGAAACGTCACATGAAAATGCATCTGATCAGGGAGGGTGAGATACCAGCTGATAAAACCTACCTCTGTGAATATGCAGGATGTGGGGCTCGTTACACAACATCTACTCAGTTAAAAGTTCATACAATGtcaaaacatacaaatgaaaGACCTTGGACATGCTCGAACTGTAATAAAGGTTTCACTACTAGAGACAAGTTACTGAGACATGAACAGACCCATGTAGAAGGATTGTTTGACTGTGAAATATGTCATAAAAAGTTGACAAGTAAGGAAAGTTTAGCCatacataccaaatatcatgAAATTGGACATGAAAATGATCACTTTGAAGTTTCTGTTCATGACTTTGAAACTGTTATCATTCCCCAAGAGAATGGAGCACCAATCAAAGTTCAGCTTGCCCACTCTGAGCCAATCACAACAGACATTGCTAATGTAGGAGGAGTTAGTTCAGAAGATACTACATACTACCTCCAGACCTCAAAATCAGATGAGGTTGAGGAGGACACTATACAAGTAGATGATAATACTATATTAGTAGATCCAAGTG
This is a stretch of genomic DNA from Mytilus trossulus isolate FHL-02 chromosome 6, PNRI_Mtr1.1.1.hap1, whole genome shotgun sequence. It encodes these proteins:
- the LOC134721092 gene encoding uncharacterized protein LOC134721092; its protein translation is MEEEEELSADVSNIFKSIQAACEELTQRGQEYLLVTADPASQSCMKIGSDKGRQFLDVNSELVINFFSYCFGAQIIEDLGDQNETSNQTYIPASIVDNLVTPIATTNEEDKDQGSANTNASDDHIEVLPDLQVVTQTTDHKPSTDTPDLQVVTQTTDHKPSTDTPDLQVVTQTTDHKPSTDTPDLQVVTQTTDHKPSTDTGTHTKKPEQQLISSGLPTSQSEKELVASKKQAEKLLQKIEHFEKQISKEIICTEQPSELNSNDLSAQKELHEDISLSSDDSILPQMFIRSETLDLDSNEKICDEQDDIVDAILASNENSNSSETGYQNDSIIIQPNSGGLIDPAEAKSESSVLNDSTEAQSESSGPKGSTEAQSESSGLHDSPDSQTHHQSFKQDKPFVAEKMITRKGKQKAKSTISSLDGENKSETLVEASNLTDKINDISNEKPSKQVKKIPKTITSETTLTKQKRFQNKIAIPNPEEKTVDKPSKPTCTVCKATFSRIHSLKGHMLIIHQLEVSMDELQRNAAKISIEHKKESISPTKKKQAQNSASKSKSVLVKESKITSDKNAKSLSVIDTAGMLSESNASSQGEMPVQFGSLEQDVEIIRLYEKDKQDKNKLKIKSEPLSDEEQDDAEDHKVKRRKLFTRNEGDDNKRIKLENSDQESTEQDIVALATIELINSISSGTSSKEGASQENSSMQSDDGIIVLEENHDENVPSPNKGKKNKKPEKKQEDVYCALCDKNFQKAFNLTIHNIRFHPSIIMKQFGVDMVAEVKQEQFFDDEDDVGLIDDQIEEDDDQHENLNDSTQENEEMDNSDSVVDPMDRLNEIKQNEQIKKYITITEQTNNTLLLSCNNCTFSCEEFHQVLVHIARIHPELSADLDLMMSCFYGIKTFNKKCDECPLIFRSVSRLWNHIVQEHPESVENCSKKKRLRHLINKYKSKKSFVKCDICGEHLRSMRALDNHMALHPEAGRRYQCPQCSQSFSTKPNMTRHFKQIHLEEKKFQCDICGRSFSQKETLRYHRQTHEEEKDKPRRFECHICNKKLRKKESLQIHLRQHEGIKPYICEYCGMAFTQNGNRNKHVQLIHNEDRSLECTKCGKSFKLQEHLKRHMKMHLIREGEIPADKTYLCEYAGCGARYTTSTQLKVHTMSKHTNERPWTCSNCNKGFTTRDKLLRHEQTHVEGLFDCEICHKKLTSKESLAIHTKYHEIGHENDHFEVSVHDFETVIIPQENGAPIKVQLAHSEPITTDIANVGGVSSEDTTYYLQTSKSDEVEEDTIQVDDNTILVDPSVLESVLGATSDEQTVYYYVTGN